A window of the Ipomoea triloba cultivar NCNSP0323 chromosome 14, ASM357664v1 genome harbors these coding sequences:
- the LOC116005299 gene encoding F-box/kelch-repeat protein At1g55270 produces MDQTIERSPNAHRGFRVQAPLVDSVSCYCKVDSGLKTVAGARKFVPGSKLCIQPDINPRAHKSKSSRRERSRVQPPLLPGLPDDLAIACLIRVPRVEHNKLRLVCKRWYRLLAGNFFYSLRKSLGMAEEWVYVTKRDRDGRISWHAFDPTYQMWQPLPPVPGEYSDALGFGCAVLSGCHLYLFGGKDPIKGSMRRVIFYSARTNKWHRAPDMLRKRHFFGSCVINNCLYVAGGECEGIQRTLRSAEVYDPNRNRWSFIADMSTAMVPFIGVIYDGKWFLKGLGSHREVLSEAYNSETNTWSPVNDGMVAGWRNPSISMNGRLYALDCRDGCKLRVYDESTNSWNRFIDSKLHLGNSRALEAAALVPLNGKLCIIRNNMSISLVDISSPNKQVEDNPHLWENIAGKGHFRNLFTNLWSSIAGRSGLKSHIVHCQVLQA; encoded by the exons ATGGACCAAACAATTGAGAGGTCTCCAAATGCGCACAGGGGGTTTAGAGTTCAAGCTCCACTG GTTGATTCAGTATCATGTTATTGCAAGGTTGATTCAGGCTTGAAAACAGTTGCTGGTGCGAGAAAATTTGTACCTGGTTCAAAACTCTGTATTCAGCCAGATATCAATCCTCGTGCACACAAGAGCAAAAGCTCTCGCAGGGAGAGGTCAAGAGTGCAACCGCCTCTTCTTCCTGGCCTTCCAGATGATCTTGCGATTGCTTGTTTGATACGTGTTCCTCGTGTTGAACATAACAAGCTCCGTCTAGTATGCAAAAGGTGGTATCGGCTTCTAGCTGGGAACTTCTTTTATTCTCTGAGGAAAAGTCTTGGTATGGCAGAAGAGTGGGTATATGTCACAAAAAGAGATCGCGATGGGCGGATTTCATGGCATGCATTTGATCCAACCTACCAGATGTGGCAACCTCTTCCTCCTGTTCCCGGTGAGTATAGTGATGCCCTCGGATTTGGCTGCGCTGTCCTTAGCGGTTGCCATCTGTATTTGTTTGGAGGAAAAGACCCAATTAAGGGGTCCATGAGACGGGTCATCTTTTATAGTGCTAGAACAAATAAATGGCACAGGGCACCAGACATGCTGCGTAAACGACACTTTTTCGGGTCTTGTGTGATTAATAATTGTCTTTATGTCGCTGGTGGCGAATGCGAAGGAATACAAAGAACTCTTCGTTCTGCAGAGGTCTATGACCCCAATAGGAACCGGTGGAGCTTCATTGCTGATATGAGCACAGCCATGGTGCCCTTCATTGGTGTTATTTATGACGGGAAGTGGTTTCTGAAAGGCTTGGGATCCCACCGAGAGGTCTTAAGTGAAGCTTATAACTCGGAGACAAATACATGGTCTCCAGTCAATGATGGGATGGTTGCTGGTTGGCGCAACCCGAGTATCTCTATGAATGGTAGACTGTATGCCTTGGATTGCCGTGATGGTTGTAAGCTTAGAGTGTACGATGAGTCCACGAATTCTTGGAACAGATTTATTGATAGCAAGCTTCATCTCGGGAACTCTCGGGCATTAGAAGCTGCTGCCCTTGTTCCCCTTAACGGCAAACTGTGTATAATTCGGAACAACATGAGCATAAGTTTGGTTGACATTTCGAGCCCCAATAAGCAAGTGGAAGATAACCCTCACCTTTGGGAGAATATTGCTGGAAAAGGCCACTTCAGAAACCTATTCACCAATTTGTGGTCGAGCATTGCAGGACGAAGTGGATTGAAGAGTCACATCGTGCACTGTCAGGTGCTCCAAGCATGA
- the LOC116003739 gene encoding INO80 complex subunit D-like, with protein sequence MPDAVSMANNSLPGNTVSPSPILIDGCEEDAVLARSKFLHRMEVLRRRSRRVKQLTRIYRDHYWALMEEVKLKYREYYWEYGKSPFLEDNEENNIAITGTGENPNPNPNLNSNNPISNKCGIITCKSKAMALTRFCHAHILSDPNQKLYKACNYVKKTTATGPMFCGNPVLRSIVPSLCHTHLEMVDKYATRAFKKAGLNISSTTKFAPKLQVILVEYVNRIQNKRRALKAALENSETKEDNCS encoded by the coding sequence ATGCCCGACGCCGTTTCTATGGCAAACAATTCCTTGCCCGGAAACACCGTCTCTCCTTCGCCAATTTTAATCGACGGGTGTGAGGAAGACGCGGTTTTGGCTCGATCCAAATTCTTGCATCGGATGGAGGTTTTGCGGCGGCGCAGTCGTCGGGTCAAGCAGCTGACCCGAATATACCGGGATCACTACTGGGCTTTGATGGAGGAGGTGAAGCTCAAGTACAGAGAGTACTATTGGGAGTATGGGAAAAGCCCTTTCCTGGAAGACAATGAAGAGAATAACATAGCCATCACAGGGACAGGGGAGAACCCCAATCCCAATCCCAACCTCAACTCCAACAATCCTATCAGTAATAAGTGTGGGATAATTACTTGCAAGTCGAAGGCCATGGCTTTGACGAGGTTCTGTCATGCGCATATCCTATCAGACCCCAACCAGAAGCTCTACAAGGCTTGCAATTATGTGAAGAAAACTACTGCAACAGGGCCGATGTTCTGTGGGAATCCTGTCTTGAGATCCATTGTTCCTTCTCTCTGCCATACCCATTTAGAGATGGTAGACAAATATGCGACGAGGGCCTTCAAGAAGGCCGGGCTGAATATATCTTCAACCACTAAGTTTGCTCCGAAGTTGCAGGTCATACTTGTGGAGTATGTCAACCGAATTCAGAACAAGAGGAGAGCATTGAAGGCTGCTTTAGAGAACTCGGAAACAAAGGAGGATAATTGCTCTTGA
- the LOC116003964 gene encoding secreted RxLR effector protein 78-like produces MVYDLRPIALCNVVYMIMVKMVGNMMKGLHKVVASNSQSALLLGRLITDNILVAAELGHCLRRKCTTEVGWATLKLDMAKAYDKIEWSFLRKMLEKLGFTGRLVDLIMNYVTTVHYNILVNGKEAGTVVPSRGLRQGDCQSPYLFIICAEGLSILLQ; encoded by the coding sequence ATGGTTTATGACCTTAGGCCTATAGCCTTGTGCAACGTGGTATACATGATAATGGTTAAAATGGTGGGGAACATGATGAAGGGACTTCATAAGGTGGTTGCGTCAAATTCGCAAAGTGCTTTACTCCTAGGCAGGCTTATAACTGATAACATTCTAGTGGCTGCTGAGTTGGGGCACTGTCTGCGTAGGAAATGTACTACGGAGGTGGGGTGGGCTACGTTAAAGTTGGATATGGCTAAGGCGTATGATAAAATAGAGTGGAGCTTTCTAAGGAAGATGTTGGAGAAACTGGGGTTCACGGGGAGGTTGGTGGATCTGATTATGAATTATGTGACGACTGTCCATTACAATATCTTGGTTAATGGGAAAGAGGCTGGGACGGTGGTGCCTTCGCGGGGGTTGAGGCAAGGTGACTGTCAGTCGCCTTACTTGTTCATCATTTGTGCAGAGGGGTTGTCTATACTATTGCAATAG
- the LOC116003966 gene encoding putative F-box/kelch-repeat protein At1g15680 produces MALIPCRQSKLALRWDESNLFDKLCDELVGEILVRLPTTTAVRFQAVCKRWNSLISSPYFIARFRHLRHQHTESSSLVFRFAYSCDVSCISDGCNQCQYSHFQIISNSNSSNSLLGKVYGESAFRLSYLPCSPKDLQTLRFEGSFDDLILFSCINLNNTNTYKVDYYISNLLTRQWIALPPVAYEDVYVSTGFLCVPPPVDTSHHHKFMVVRLCSGNYAYTPRSRFKAQVFSSENWQWRTLVVSSPLTLEQHIGGISLVAYRGMLHWLNGDCIVVYDPLNTPERFSRIIHLPTQLRTFDIFKYNCFEVSLGCLRVTGVLSENAVNPDPVLDVWELEDYDSGLWNLVYKVRLKNLIHNGLLGSVQCELCYLLVISFHPENGDVIYLRLRTGVVSINMKSGIIERLYPIDMAMLCWADAFHLVDQWWPTALSLLY; encoded by the coding sequence ATGGCTCTAATTCCGTGTCGGCAGAGTAAATTAGCATTACGCTGGGATGAATCCAACTTATTCGACAAATTGTGTGATGAATTGGTAGGCGAGATACTTGTAAGACTACCCACAACAACAGCCGTTCGATTCCAAGCGGTTTGCAAGCGCTGGAATTCTCTCATCTCTTCTCCTTACTTTATTGCCCGCTTCCGTCACCTACGCCACCAACATACAGAATCAAGCAGCCTTGTTTTCCGATTTGCATATTCTTGTGACGTCAGCTGTATCTCTGACGGCTGCAACCAATGCCAGTATTCTCACTTCCAAATCATCTCCAACTCCAACTCTTCTAATTCCTTATTAGGAAAGGTGTACGGAGAGAGTGCATTCCGTTTAAGTTATCTCCCATGTTCCCCTAAAGACCTTCAAACACTTCGATTCGAAGGCTCCTTTGATGACTTAATCTTATTCTCTTGCATTAATCTCAACAACACCAACACCTACAAAGTCGATTATTATATCTCCAATCTGCTCACCAGACAATGGATTGCTCTCCCTCCAGTTGCCTACGAGGACGTGTATGTCTCCACTGGCTTTCTATGTGTTCCGCCCCCAGTGGATACTTCTCATCATCATAAGTTCATGGTGGTGAGGCTTTGTTCTGGTAATTATGCATATACACCTCGTTCTCGGTTTAAAGCCCAAGTCTTTTCTTCGGAGAACTGGCAATGGAGGACTTTGGTTGTTTCATCGCCTCTCACCTTGGAGCAGCATATAGGGGGCATTTCTCTTGTTGCCTATAGAGGGATGCTTCATTGGTTAAACGGTGATTGTATCGTGGTGTATGATCCACTTAACACCCCGGAAAGATTCTCTCGTATCATTCATCTTCCAACTCAACTACGTACCTTcgatattttcaaatataattgCTTTGAAGTAAGCCTAGGCTGTCTTCGTGTGACGGGAGTTTTAAGTGAGAATGCAGTAAATCCAGATCCCGTACTGGATGTATGGGAACTGGAGGACTACGATTCTGGGCTGTGGAATTTGGTTTACAAGGTTCGCCTTAAAAATCTTATCCATAATGGGTTACTAGGAAGTGTGCAGTGTGAATTGTGTTATTTGTTAGTAATAAGTTTCCATCCTGAAAATGGAGATGTTATTTATTTACGCTTACGTACTGGAGTAGTCTCTATCAACATGAAAAGCGGAATAATAGAGCGACTCTACCCAATAGATATGGCGATGCTTTGTTGGGCGGATGCCTTTCACCTTGTTGACCAGTGGTGGCCAACGGCACTATCATTACTGTACTAA